CGACTGCTTCCTTGTTAGTGCTCAGGTGTGAAAGATAGTTTGCCACAAACAAATCTCTCTTGCCACATCTTGGATTTTGATCTGAAGCGATGGAAGCAGCTTCTTTGAAATGCATACGACTTATGGCAAGTGTTGAAACAGGTTCATCACCCAAAGGAAATCGAGATTGCAGAAATCCTTGTAAATGGTACTGTGCAGGTGtagattggggggggagggggcggatggAAGGGGAACTTTTCTTCCATTTGGCATAAGACTCAAATGACTGTATTGAATTACGGGAACAAACTCCTCCTTGAGCACACATGTTCCTATAGAGGTCCAAGCATTTTGTTGAAGGGGGAGCAAAACAATCTGGTTAAAATTGGATGCATGTTTTGTACTTGATGGTGGTTTTGGTGATGCAAAGCAGGCATGGTGACTGGTTGCTGAGCAAACCCTGCAACTTGGTAAAATGCCAGCTAATTCATTTTATCATTTGAGTTGCCTGTATTTCTCAAAGCATCAAAGAGTTCACCAGGGCAATGCTGGTGTACCCTGCCCCGCCACCTGTTCCAGCTATTGACTTACATCCCCAAGTGGCTAGAATCCTTTCTCCTTGTTGTCATGTTTTCTTTCTTGTCTGGAAATGCTGACTGCCCATTGTTGCCCTGACACTTATGCAGCAGTAAGTCCCAGTATGAGAGGTTAGTTTCTAGTCAAGATGGCAATAACGCAAAGCCAAGCTATCAAGGTTTGGCTACTCTATCATTTTGACTGTGAGATTGTGTATCGGGAATTTATCATATAGTCATTCTGTACCTGAGTGCCAGAAGTCAGGTGCTGTAGTTATTTAAGAGCTAAAATATGTTGAACTAAAAGATCTTTCTTTGTCTTGCTCAGTGTATGGCTGTTTCTCTTTCATTGAAAACAATGGTAGtgctaaataaatattattttcaaagtgatttttttttttgcaatccaCTTAGTAAGTAAGCATTTAAACTCCAACCATTTCAAGACGTAATTAGACCTAATGGGTTGCTTGAAATGTCACAGGAGATTCAACATGTGAGAATTAAAACAAATGGTTAAATGGAAGTCTCTCTCTTCAGTTCATTGTGGTCTCACTGTTTTTATCCCTGATAGCTCTGAATTAGAGAAAGACTTACACCATCAACCAGAAAATGTGTATTATTAATGCTATTAAGAGAGTTGCTGGAGCAAGAACTTTGTGGGATCAGATCCTTTCTTTGAGCTGACTGTGCTGAGTAAGGACTGGCCCTGTACTTTGCAGTAACATCATGGGCTGTAGAAACACCGGTCTTAATAATGCTGTAATATGCTTTTTCTTTTATCTACAGTTGGTGTTTAATACAGAGCTAAAATCAATTGAAAGCTAACTTAATCATGCAGCTCAAAAGAATACAGCATCTTGCAGGTGACTTTGTATATCAAAGTCctttaattatttgctctttcCTATTATTAGTACAACAAACCACCATTTCCTGCATTCTGTAAGAGAACTAATTAAGCTCCAACCCAACCCATACCTACTCTCATTTAAAAAGAACCCTGTATCTAGTAAACCCAGAATATACACTCATGGTAAAGCTGAAAGTTTTTATTATATGTTTGAAAGAAAACATACATATGTGTGAAATTGACTTAACATATCCTGTATTTTCAGAAGGCAGGAAAAAATTGACTGAGATTTCTAAAGTAAGATAAAGTTTTTATATTTCCTGACTGGTCCCATGTTTAATCCTAGGAAAACATACCAAATGTTGGCATCATTCAATGCAAGAATCCACTCCATTCTCTCCATAAATAATCTCCAGAGAGAGATCTACCTTGACTTACATATCTTGAGTTCTCAAAATTGAGAAACCTTTTATCTGATGGGCTTATCTACACATGGAGAAATCTCCAATTAACTCCACGTGTGGACACTTTGAAATCTAAATTCAAGTGAGTTAAGCTAAATAGGAacaaggcactcttattctggaataagaataTCCATATGTGGAGTGAACAagggtgaaagtaatattaaacaCTTACCAGTATGGGGGCCTGGCTCTGGGCctgcggaaggggcagggcatcaGCCTTCCGCAGCCAGCCCATCTGTGCTGCCTGGCCTGGGCcgcccggggctccagcggcgatttaaaagggctcggggctctggCCGCTCACGCGATATCAGCGGCCAggagcccttttaaatcaccagccccggggcagctgccccttttgcccctcccGTCGGTGGCCCTGCCGATAGGGTCCCTTCTGGCAGGGCTGCCgatgggggggcaaaaggggcagcgatgTTAAAGtactgccatggcagcgctttaaggtCGGCTGCATACGGGCCGGTACCGGCTTCTCACTGGTACACCATACCAGCCCGTACCGTACTTTCATCCCTGGGAGTGAATCAGGGAtagttaatcaggaataactctatatgtagacaagccattagaAATGTGATTCAGCAGTTGGATCACCTCCATTTGTAATAGCCTGGTCATTCACTTCCTCCTGTATTGCAGGCAGTGCAATCTTCATTGTTAGAGGTGTTTCAGTCTTGGAAATGGAGTCCATTTGTATTTGGGAGTGTATATTGAAAGACTTTTGAAAAGATTCTGATGTGAAGTAGTAAATGAAGGGGTCAAAGCAGCAATTCATTGTTGCAATGCATAATGTGATTGGGTACATTGTCCTAGCAAATCTCTCCAAAGAGCAGTTTGCTATGGCTTGAGATCGCACAAGAGCATATAAGAAAAGTATGGAATTGTAGGGCACAAAGCATACTACAAAAATGGCCACATGCACAATAATCATCTTTAGTACTTTCTCTTTGTTTGTCCCAATCTGAGATAATGTAGCAGGTTTCCGGAGAGTCCTCAGAACCAGTGAAGAGCATGTGAGGTTGATTAGCAAAGGAATTATGAATCCTACCACTTCAATAAATATAGTGATCTTAGACAAATAGGTCTTCCAAACAATTTTGGAAAAACCCTCAAAGCAGGTTGTGCTAGTGCTGGAGACGTTGGTTGTGGAGAACAATGAAGCTAAAATTCCTCCACTGAGGACTAGTATCCAGACTCCTGCACACACAATGGCTGAATTTCTCCTTGTCCGAATGGTACGAGATCTGAATGGGTAGACAATAGCCAGGAAACGGTTGACACTAATGCAGGTGAGGAACAGCATACTGCCATATATGTTGGTGAGAAATGCAGTCCCTGAAATCTTGCACAGAGTGTCCCCAAAGGGCCAGTGcctgttgaaattataaaatattttaaaaggcaaaGTGAATACAAAGAGCAAGTCAGAGACGGCAAGGTTTGTCATGAAAATAGTTGTCTCGCTTCGCATTTTCATTCGaaagcagaaaacaaacaaagaggCACAGTTTGTGATCAAGCCAAGGATGAATACCACGCTGTATACGGCTCCATACAGGTTGTATTTAAAGGAATCATCTGTCAAACAGGTATGATTATTGCTGTGGTTTCCCATTCCAGGTCTGTGACGTGCTTTTGGAGCCCTTCAAAGCTGAATTCAGTGGCATCCATAAAATAAGTTAGTGAGCGCACTCTTCCTTAAGAATTCTAATGTTGTGGCTTGAAGCTCTGGTGCCTCATATTTGTGATGTCCTGTCATCCTGAGGAAGACACAAACCGTCAGTTCTGTAACTCAACTATCATTTAAAATTTCTGTACATGAAAACACACAGCCCCTTttccctaccaccaccaccaccttcacaTATCAAGCATATCCTTACCGCTGTAGATGTTcagggtttttaaatgtttatcagGTATGTTTTCTTAAAGATACATCCCATAGGTAGGTATCATGGAGTAggtatctttattttattttagaaatgttgTGATAATGGTAGTATTTGGTTTACAATATATTTTCTTATATACTAAACCAAGAAATATGAAATAATCTGGAAATACATCAGGAGGGAGAGTTTGTCACAAAGGCCAGTTAAGCATCCAGATTCTTACTGAAAGTCTataggagttgggtgcctaatttaCCATTTGTGCCTTGAATGGgattgccaatcctccaggattggcctggagtctcctggaatcggcatcaatctcccggtgactattgaaagcaatccgggagattttaataggatattttaagaaaatgacattatgtcatgttgggggtgggagggaaatctcccagaatagcttcagtcagagttggcaacttCTTGAAATAAATCTCCCCCTAAAATCTTAAATAGGAATGGACCATCAGGtttgggaaacaaaacaaaaaaacctaaccCTAACACATCACCCATAGCTAGAACcaaataagaatctgaaatgttCAGATAAGCTCTTGGAGCTATGCagagaatggaaattccattttgtgaagGATTTTGACATTTGTCATTCTTCCGATTAGGAACGAAATCCCAACGTTTTGAATTTCTCTGTgaaagaaaattctgaaaaatatttagttacaagctgaaacattttgttttgatttgcatttgtttaaaaaaaatcaattatacTTAAATAATTGaaacagtcattttaaaaaaatcaaaacatttcattctgaaaagGCCAAAAAGGGTCATTCTGAAATTGTTTGGAACTCTTTAGCTTTTTCTCAAACAAGATTTTGGCAAAAACATGATTTCATGAAGTGTTTTGATGATTAAACTGTATTCCTTAGAAAAGGGTTCTAATGAAGCTTTTCCAAAAAGCTCCTTTTTCACTTCTGGTCTTTGACTAGGATCAGAACAGGAAGTATTGGAAATCCCATAGAAAATTTGGTCTCATGAGACTTCCAACCCAATTTAGCAGGCTCTAGAGATTTGGATAGTTCTGATAAGCATTTGGTTTTTTACACTTATTGGAACTAAATACTTGGAACCCTTTTGAGGAACCCTCATTAACTGTTCTATCTTGAGCTATTTTTAAGGCCTGTACAAAGAAGCAATCAGAAAGTTTCTCAGATTAGAGAGAGAATAATTTTTTGGGCATGGTTGTATCTCTGGAGAAAGTGGGACAAGGTCAGACAACTGCAGGAGGAGCGTCTGCACTGTAAAATATAGCAAACCAAATAGAGAATATAAAGCTTGTTTCCTGTGATCTAACAACTGACCTGGTAGGTAAAACTATAGAGCATTTTTGACAGATGGAACCACTAGTTCGGAGTTGGAGCTGCATCAAAAAGAGATCTTGTGGCAATATACATTAAATAGCAAATTTTAGGTGGTATTGGATACATTATGATTCTCTGAAATAATTGAAAACACTTTTGAAATTAGAATATGTAAGCAAACAACTAATTGAAATGAAGCATGGATTGAATCAGGATAATTGGATGCATATTGTCTAACTAGTAAAATCAAGTGTTTTCTGTATTGTATTCCCAGTGGAAAAAGTTACATTCTCAGACAATATTTCTTGCATGCAAGTTATCTGTAAGCCAACTGTAAAATGTCCATTGCTCAAAACTTTACTAAAACCTACTCTACTACAATGAAAAGAACAGAAACTTCTCATTTTCCTCATCACAAAACTTCACCAAACGACAGACATGAATTCTGGCCCAATCTAGGAGTGACCAGAAAACCATACCTGTACTGTAGGCACTGCAAAAACAGCATTATGTGCCAGTTTTCTAATCAGTGCCCTGCCTCCATTAGAGACTATTCCTGCTAAGAGCACCAATCTATGTATAAGTAGGTGTATAGGGGTTAGTGTGAAGTCAGATCAGATGGACCATGGCCATGATCTCTAAGCGTTACCTTGGAACTGCACCTGTGTCACAGAGGGCTTACACAATAGCCTCTCTCTAAATTCTGGAGGAGCCAGGATTGGGGCAAAAAACTTCTATCCCAGGCTGCCCCATTTATTCATGGGCTTTCTAGCAATTGCTAACTGTATGGGCACTGCTCTGTCTGAATTCGGCTTGTGGTCTCCTGGCAGTTTTTGGCACACACTTTTAAACACAGTTCAGTAAACTTCTTTATCTTTACTTATGTTTGAGATGCGCAGTTGCTATGAGGATCCTGGTTAACACACATTCAAATCAGAAGTAGATAGATCTTAATCTGATAGCTGTTGGCTGTGTGGCATGACAAATGATATCAAAACCAACATTCAGATGTTTTCCACAGCACAAACAGATGCTTCCTTATGTGAACTGTCTTTATAAAAAAAACTGTAGGGGGCAAAATGCTCTTCTGGTATCTCTCAGCTTTATAATCCACACATTGTCTCTCTTTCACTATTTCAATGTCTGCCTTACTAAATTCATGACAAATTGAATTTCATTGCCAACCAGTAGGAAACAGAACACAGAAGAAAATTCCACAGAGAGTCGTTTTGGAAGAGGTGGTACTAAGCTATGCAAAAGTGCACTTTCTTTAATTGTGAAGTAATCTAAAAATAATCAGAGGTTGACCTACACATTTAGCTGGCTATACCTATATCAAATGAATTTGTATAGGTTTTATATTTTGCCTGCCTTTAAGGCAATAAGTAACCAAGTTCACAAATATATGTAGTTCCAACAGGGATGGTTTGCCTCATAACTTAAACCTCAGTCTACTATATTAACTTCTTGGCTTCTAACCCACATACTGTACATAAACAGACTGCACTTTATCTCCATCAGAAGCAATCTCTAATGTTTACGTTGAAATTTAACTTGCATAAgtagatttcttttttttcctcattgaCAGCCAGATTTTCCATGTGGCCTCAACGTAGGCTCCATATGTGTCCAAATTTTGGAGGGCACAATTTTGGGAACCTATGTTTCTACTCACCCAAAACTTACATCAGATAGTTGGATATTCAATTTTCCCAATTTGTGCATGTGGTCCTGCATTTTGGCAGCCCCCAACTGTGCATTCAGAAACAAAGACTTGCATATTTAAAggatattttgaaatatttgccGTTATTATTCACAATCAAGCTATGTTATGTGCCAGCAGTCTGAGCTGCATACAATGCAGCTCCAGTGCTCTGGAGAAAAGATGCTggatcatttaatttttttttttcatttaacaaGGAGTCACATGGACAAATTTCACTTTCCTGGTGCATCAGTCTGAGAATTCTCTATCAACTATTGTTCAAACTAGGTTATGATCTTGAAAATATGAGTCCATGTTGTTTACATATCTAACACCAAGGTGGTTAAACAAGCTGGCAAAGTACTCAAACTTAGTCATTCACTTGGAATTACAAGGTGTCAGGGTCTATAATTTTAATGCTTTAAATATTAGATACATTCTCCTTCTCTCTAACCAGAATTAAATCAACAGCAAATTTTCCCCGCCTATCATGCTCACCACAATTATCACTCTGTTGGGAAAGATTAAGAAGATTTAGTTTCACGTTTTTAACATGCCAAGTTCAGTGCACATCAAATAAACAAAATAACTTAGAATTCTGTTTTTGAGgcaggccagatcttcagattCATTGTCCGCTGTACAGAATGTACAAATTCTAGTTCAGCAGTTATTAGAAGTGATGCCATAATGGAATATAGAAAAGTGCTTTTACACTAGAGTAGTGAATTACTGTGAGCATTACATCTAATGTGAAGGGGGAGCTTCACGTAACTCTATATCTTTTGTCAGTTACGCCAGTTTCAGCCCCACTGAGGGTGAAGCCAGCAGTGTCACAACAGATAATTGACAGTCAAGCTTGCTCTCACTCAATTCTCATGTGTTATAGGGATCACTTTCACCTGCCATGCACTGAAAATTAAGGAAATCTCTTCTCCTTCCTAAAATACATGATCCCTTTGTTTCTGACTCCATTGTCCTTACGCACTATGACACTCATAATTGCCATGTCGTAGCTTCTCGGAGCACTGTAATTATCAAATATATTTACTTGGCATCCTAGGAgcttttaatttggaaaagaagtATGTTTGCACTGAAAATATTGCTCTTGACACACAATAAATGGACCGTTCcaaaaaataaggaaagaaactGAGCTCTTGTCTTATTTTATTCATGAAGCTGCCTTCTTTTTGTTGCTATTGACATGTCTCTTCCCCTACATGTTAGCCATTGGAGGCCCAGTATAATACAGTATGAACTCAGTGCTAACTGTAAGTATACCTAAACATTCTAgatagggtggccaggtgcctggttttcgaccagaaagtctggtcaaaaaggggacctgacggTGTCCAATCAGATCTACTGACCGGACActcaaagtccagttactgtggGCAGGGAGGCGCAGGGTCATCAcccacaccagcccctactcagccaaaGCTGCCTCCTACCTACATTGGGCAGCTACCGCTCCCAGTGGTGGCTCCACAGGCGAGTCCCTCTTGACCCAGGAAGAGGAAAGAGGAccgagaagggggagggggcctcagggcaggcaAGATGCACCACAGAGGAGGTTCCAGAACTCCTGATGGCTTTCAAATATTACGAAgttggcaaccttaattctaggtATACTTCAGTCCTCCTCAGAACAGGTAGAGATGGACCTCttgtcccttccagtgctatatGTCTGTTTTATATGTTATGCATAAAATATACATTAATTGGATCACTTTTACTTTGCAAAACACCTTTGGAATCGATACTTACAATTCACATCTTCTCAATACATTTGTTGCTTTCCCTTGCTTTTTATACTAACTAAGTGGAGATGTAAAGTGAATTGAAGTTTGTGAGCATGAATATTTAAGAGGTCGTGTGGGTAAATAAAATTACATGGCTTGTTGATTTTCTTAGTTTGACTCAGATTGACAAAATCAAAACCTTTCAAAATTCTGATGGAATTATTGTGCTTAATGCACTTCATGACACAAAATAGTGTTACACAAATAGGACCAATTTTGGAAGGTGGTTGTACCTGTGTGGATGACAGAAAAGCCATAGGCCAGGAGGTGATGCAACAGAACTGCTCTGGATTTCCTCATGCAAATAGACTAGCGTAAAGACCTTCCATGACCAAAGAGGCAGGGATTGTATTGCATTATGTATTGTCCTTACACACAGCATGACAACTTTTCCTATTCTTGGCAAGAGTGGTATGCATGAAACGGCTTTTGCATCATTATTGTGCATCCAGTTGATAGAATGTAAAAATATGGCTCCACAGTGTGTAACACTACACACCGCACTAAAACATGTCTTATGCATCGTGTCTGCCGAAGCCTAGTGAGATGAGTTAAGGTCAAAGTCGCTATAATCACTGATTTGGAATTTTCTCCCTTTTGTCTATTTCTCAGGTTACTTGGATTAGGTAGAGATTTTGGATGGAAATTTGTTTTGTTCTAAAGACAGTTTTAGTTTTTCTTcagatttattagggcataatCCTGCATAAGGGCTGCAGGGTGTAGATTCTTTTAGACTTGCATGAGAACTACTGATATGAGAGTGGAACATATCTCTGTAAATACGGACTCTACATATATGGTTTGTTTTCTAAATGCAAAATGAGATTGTGTGACAAATCTAAGGTACTTCAAATGGACCTGTCATGGTAGCATCTAGTTATCAAGCATTTTTAATGTCTTACaaggtttaaattaaaaaattaacaacCCTGAATTCAGAATGCCAGCTAGCATTTGGGATAGTAATAAAGCCCAGCTCACATGACTTTGTGAGTCTTGCAATATAGATCTGTATCTATATAGATCTAGATATTTGCCCTTATGGTTAGGGgggtcatttcagaaaaattctgaGGTGGGAGCAAAGTTGTGTCAGCATATAGGGTGTCCTCTGTCCCAAAGAGGATCACAAATGAGAAACTGGGCAATTATTGCTTTCCTAATGATGTCATCCAAAATTGAGGGGGGAAAGGGTGTGCAAAAAGTGGAAGAGATAATGGAGAATATAGACCTATGAAAAGTTGCGGGGGGAGACAACTTCTCCCTTGCCTTTAGCAAATGATGTCCCTGCTTATAGTCTTGGAGAGAGAGCCTGAAAACATGGTTTAAGTGCAGTCTAAAGGCTCAGACAAATCTGCTTTTCGggaactcatgatttttgaacgctCAGGTCTGGCAATATTGTAAAGATATGAGACAAGTGCCAGTAAAAGACTGATCTTTATTTCCTGGCCTCAGTTACATAACATTGAGTGGGATCACAAAAGGTTACCCCCTGTCACACAGCAGGAGTAGGTATTCACTGACTCCATTGACTACTGGTAGAGGAAacagcattttctttttaattaaacatttatTTGAAATAAGGTTAATCTAGAATTAGATTCAGGCACTACAtcttcctattttcaaaagttttttttctgtttcctgtTGATGTGTGAAAAGGCCATCCGAACAGAAGAAACTGGACTGACAACAGGAAACAATTAAACTGTCTATAAACAAAGTGCTGTTAAATGTACaaagtaactgaaagcagaaaagaaacttttttccTAATCTTACAACTCTAGTAATCCTAGGTGTTATCTGTGACAATAGTAGGAAAACCTATTCAGATAGAGTGTGACTTTTAAGTTGTCCCTTTAAAGCCTCTCACTCCAAAGAGCCAAACAAGATCCTTCCACACACAAACATGCGTATTTTAACAAAGCAATTTACTGTTAGGAAGATGCCATGTAGGTTACAGTGAAAGGGAGAGTTTTCTAGTGCCTTAGAATAAAGGAAGGAGTCAGGCTTTCATTCACGGCTCtggcactgacttgctgtgtatcTTCAGCACCTATATTATCTTAATTTTCCCATATTTATGAACACAAATGCTACTTACCTCATGGGTGTTGAGGCTGAAATaattggtgaaatcctggcttcactgacatcagtagCAAAAagccaattgacttcaatagggccaggatttcatcatgTTTAAGTGCTGTCGATCCTAGAGGAAATGCATTAGAGACAAAGCAAAGTTTTAGACTACTCCAGACTGGGGCAAACTGAACCTTTGGCATAATCCTGGGTCCCAACAGGCCCTTCTAGCAGCCAGGAATCAGCCAGGGGTAGCCTGACCTTGGCCACACCCCCTTTCTCTTGGTCTCTCCCACAGTAGGGGTGGGCGGTGTCCCAACTCCCACTGCCCATGATGGCCCAGCGCCTGCACTGCCCATCCGCGGTGGCTCCGCATGAACCCTGGGGCCTTGGCCAGGGCTATGGCTGGATGCAGACATGGTGTGGGGCTTGGTCACCTTGGAGACAAGCCCCGCCCCGCCTCCCAGGACCCTGCCGCTGCCATCGCTGGCCTGTGGCTGCCTGACAAAGGGCTGCACACCAGTCTGAGCGAGTGGGGAGCAAGGCTAGTGTCCTGCTAGGGCCCAgcttgtggggggggaggaggggtgttggTGAACAAGCAGGTCCCACCCCATAGGGATGGCTGGGCCTGCCTGGGGtgtccccactgagctgccctaGCCCCCAGCACTCGCAGCAATTGGGGGAGGGAGCAATGGCATGTAACCCTATGTGCCCCCCACGCATTGCCTCCGTTTGGGGAGGcaacccctcctcttccccaaccTGCACCCAGGGTTCTACAGCTCCTTTTTGCACTAGCAGAGGAGTATAAAGTGGCCAAAACAGGAGCCAGGATTAGGATTGTTCTTCCTAGAGATTCTTCTTCACTGAATGTGGAAAGGGAAACCTGATCTATATAAGTTATAATCCTAAAGGATCACACTTTGTTTCCTTTTGGATTGATCAGCACTGTTGTTGATTCTTCTAACAGTCCTTGGAGAGCTCCAAGGCGTTTCCTGTGCATGGCGACTTCCCTGTGCTGTATCTGTTTTGTGTTTAGCTCACTAAAACATTTTCCTTAGAGGAATGGTGAACTGACCTAACCAATGATCATATGCTAACCTTCAGGGCAAGAtaccttttttcccttttcactgaaaatgccttcttcccaaacccctcatcccctaaCCTATTCTAAGATTAGAGCTACCTTCC
This region of Chrysemys picta bellii isolate R12L10 chromosome 9, ASM1138683v2, whole genome shotgun sequence genomic DNA includes:
- the LPAR4 gene encoding lysophosphatidic acid receptor 4; the protein is MGNHSNNHTCLTDDSFKYNLYGAVYSVVFILGLITNCASLFVFCFRMKMRSETTIFMTNLAVSDLLFVFTLPFKIFYNFNRHWPFGDTLCKISGTAFLTNIYGSMLFLTCISVNRFLAIVYPFRSRTIRTRRNSAIVCAGVWILVLSGGILASLFSTTNVSSTSTTCFEGFSKIVWKTYLSKITIFIEVVGFIIPLLINLTCSSLVLRTLRKPATLSQIGTNKEKVLKMIIVHVAIFVVCFVPYNSILFLYALVRSQAIANCSLERFARTMYPITLCIATMNCCFDPFIYYFTSESFQKSFNIHSQIQMDSISKTETPLTMKIALPAIQEEVNDQAITNGGDPTAESHF